Within Sphingomonas morindae, the genomic segment CGGCTCGTGCGGCAGGATGTGCCGATCGAACCAGCGCGCGCGCTCCAAGCTGACCTTCTCGGTAAGCGGACGCTTGAGCGCCGAGCCAATCTCCAGAAGATTGCGTAACGCCATTCTTGCCCGCGCCGAAATGCCCGTTCTGCCGGCGGTCTATCGTCGCACGGTGACAATGATGGGACTCGCCTTTTCGGTCGGCTCATGTCCTTTGCTCAGTACGCGCCATTTTGGCGGATAGCGGACTTAGCGGGTTGACTTGGTGTAGACTCAGATACTGGAACAAGGATCTATATGAATTCGGATAGACTTGAGCCGCAAAGCGTCTGTGGCCCTCCGAAAATCCCCTGGCGCTACGCCAGTCCGCCAGATCGACACGACAAAACCGTGCCACCAGCGCCCTTCGATCAGAGGCGCATGCCCATTCCGTGCTCTCGCGCGCGTGATGGCGTAGCGGTCAGCCGATCGAGGTGCCGGTCTTCAAGCCGTTCGATTCTGGCGCGCCTCGTCCATAAGCGTCGCCGCGCTCGATCCCGGGGTCGGGCGGCCAAGGCGTTCGACCGTCTTGCCGCGCACGCCTGGCGGCCGCCGCGTGCTGGTCTTCGCGGATGCCCGCGCTACACCGCATCGGGATCGACTGACCATCGCAGCAAGGACGCTCGCATGTCCGACGTTGCCGAACCCGACTATGATCACATCCTGCGCTCCAATCTCGAGCGCGTCTTCAACGAGCGCGACCCGCAGCAGCGCGCCCGGGCGCTGGCCGAACTCACCACCGAGGTGCCGCTGATGTACGAACCGGACGCGGTGGTGACGGGCCGCGACGCCATATCGGCGGTCGCCGGACGCCTGCTGGCGCAGTTCGGCCCGGATTTCGCCTTCGTGCCCGAAGGCCGCGCGGTCGGCCATCATGGCATGGCGTCGCTGCGCTGGCGGGCGGGGCCGCGCGGCGGCGATCCGGTGGTCACCGGCATCGACACCGCCGAGATCGTCGCAGGCCGGATCGCGCGGCTTTGGGTGCTGCTGGATCGGTAGGCGGCCTCTCGGCGCCGCCTTTGCGCGGCCGCTGTCCCAGATGCTGGAACGCGCACCCCCGCGTCTAGGCGACTTCCAAGGAGCAAGGGCCGGCCGATCCCTGCGCGTCCCTGCCCTTGCCGGGCGCGGCGCGGTTCTGCCGCGCTCGGCCCGGATACGCCCTGAAGAAGATCCGTTCCCTCTCGTCCGAACATTGGTCGCCGGACGCGGGGGTCGCGGGACGGACAAGAAAGAGTCTCGGGATCACCGCAGCAACCGGGCATGCCGGCGGTTAGGCAGGCCATGCTCGATCCTCTTCGCACGACCACCACCCTCCAGATGCCCGCACTGTCAGCGCGCACTCGGCACGGCCGTCAAATCTGAAGCGCCAAACTGGTGCTAGGTCCCAATCCCCGTCCCCTCGGTCTTCGTTCGTTGACGATCTCAAGGATGCCCGTACGAAGCGGTGGAAGCCGAGTGCCCGGAACGACGCCAGCGTAGAAACTCGGCTGCTTCCCCGACGGGAGCACCGATGAAAGGCGCATCAGACGTTTGACGCGATCGCAATGCTCCATGGACACGAAGCGCTGCCGCAGCTGGATCGTGCCTCTTCGGGCGGGAGGAAGATGGGAACGGCAATGCGCCGGGAGATCGGCGACGTCGCTCTCCCGCATGGCCTGAGCGTGACCCTCCTGAGCCATCAATCGTCCCATGATCCGATAGCGAGCGCGTCCGACATGCGAACCAGTTCCGGCAGCGATTTCGCCCCCATCTTCAGCATCGCCTGGCGGCGGCGGACCTTGACGGTGATCTCGCTGACCCCAAGCATGCCCGCGATCTGCTTGTTGAGCAGGCCCTTCACGACTCCCGCCATGACCGCCTTTTCGCCGTCGGCCAGGGCATCGAACCGCCCTTTCAGTGTGGCTCGATGCCGGTCTTCCGCTCGTCGCGCCTCGTCGAGCGCGATGCCGCGGTGGATGGCGTCGAGCAATTCCTGATTGTCGAACGGTTTGGCCAGGAACTCGATCGCCCCCGCCTTCATTGCGCGCACCGACATCGCGATATCGCCGTGCCCGGTGACGAAGACGACCGGCAGGCGATTGCCGCGCTCCACCATCTGGCCATGGAATTCCATTCCGCTCTGGCCGGGCATCCGCACGTCCAGCACGAGGCAGCCGGGCGCATCGGCCGGCGCGGCTTCGAGAAAGGCGCGGGTCGAGCCGAACAGCGTCGCCGCAAGGCCGACCGACGCGAGCAGGTCCTCCAGCGCAGCCCGGATCGATGGATCATCGTCGACGATGTAGACGATCGGTGCGGCCGGAATGGACGCCGCGTCCGCAGTCATTCGGCGTCGATCCCGCTGGCCGGGAGGCGCACATGGAAGCGCGCGCCGTACGGCTTCATCCGGTCCACCCAGATTGCGCCGCCATGCGCCTCGACGATGGTGCGGATGATGGTCAGGCCGATGCCCGTCCCGCCTTCCTTGGTGGTCCAGAACGCATCGAACAGATGGGGCATATGCTCTTCGCGGATTCCCGGTCCGGTGTCGCTCACCGAAATCACGATATCGCCGCTCACATCGGACATGGCGGCGATCGCCAGCGACCGCCGGCGAGAGGAAACGGTCGCCATCGCTTCGATCGCGTTCAGGATAAGATTGCAGAGCACCTGCTGCAACTGGATGCGGTCCCCCAGCACAACCGGCAGCTGGTCGGCCATTGCCAGATCGAGCGTGATGCCCTGCCGTTCAAGCTCGGCCTGCGACCATGCCACGGCCTCCTCGATGACGGTATCGATGCGGATCTCACCCCGCTGCGCCGGCGCGCTTCGGGCATGTTCGCGCACCCGCGCGATGATGGTGCTGGCACGGTTGGCATCGGCGATCACCCGGTCGATGGCGTCCCGCGCGCGCCCTACGCCGGGCGGCTCGGCGCACAGCCAGCGCCGCGCCGTATCGCCGCTGCTGGCGATCGCGGCCAGCGGCTGGTTCACCTCATGCGCGATCGATGCCGCAAGCTCGCCGAGGCTGGTCACGCGCGCGACCCGGATCAGCTGCGCGCGCGCTTCGTGGGCAGCGCCTTCGGCCGCGACCATCTTCAAGGCCAGGTAGGTGGTGATGCAGATCGTGGACAGGCTGATCGAGAGATTGACCACCCCGGCCTCCCGCGACCCCGATTTGGTCAGCACGAAGCTGACCAGGGTGAGCAGGAGGCAGATCGCGGCGAGACCGACCACATAGCGGCTGGGGACGCGGCCGACCGCGAGCAGAATGACCGCGATGTAGAAGACGGCAGTCGCGATCTCCAGATCGGTCAAGGTGTCGGAGATGAAAATGGCGGCCATCAACAGCGCCATTACGGGCACCCGGACCGCCGGCGACTGAAACGCGCGATGCAGCCAGGCGCCGGCCACCCAAATCGATGCTGATCTTGCGCGCAGTGCGTCGCTCATGGTGTTCTGCGCCTTCCTGCTTGCGGGTCGGCACCGGGACTTCCTGGTCCCGACCGGTGGGCAAGGTCCCACTGCATAGAGCGTGGCGAGACCGGTTCCAATCGGCAGCGAAGGTCAGATATACTTTCGTATATTGGCGCTTTCCGAATGGAATGTCGCCCCATCGGGTTGGCCAACCTATCAGCCCGCTGCCGGGTTAGCCGCGACATTTCGTCGATCGGATGTCCGCCCGGCACGATGACCGAGATTGAACAGGGGTTTCGCCATGCCGACCGGCTTTAGGGCAGTGCCGTTCGCATGCGGCGGGCGCATTGCATTGCCGAGGACGATCCTCGGATCGGCCGCCCTCGTGGTCACCGCCTCTGTGCTCGCGGGGTGCGACGCGAAGGTGCCGATGCAGCCGGCGGCGCCACCCGCGTTCGTCGTGCAGGGGGACCGGGTGGTGGTGCCGTCAGGTTCGCCGCTGCGCGCGCGCCTTGCCCTCGCCGCCGTGACCGACACCGATATCACACAGCAGATCGCCGCGCCGGCCATGGTCGAGGCCGATCCCGCTGGGCAGAGCCGCATCCTGGCGCCGCTTGCCGGCCGGATCGTCCGGCTCGGGGTGCGCCTCGGCGATCCGGTCCAGGCTGGACAGGTGCTGGCGGAACTGGCCTCGCCCGACATGGCCTCGGCTCTCGCCGACGAGGCGCGCGCGCAGAGCCAATTGCGGCTGACGATCGCCGCGCGGGACCGCGCCATGGGCGTGAAGGCGATCGGCGGTGCCGCCGACAAGGACGTGCAGCAGGCGGAGGCCGATTATGCCGCGGCGAAGGCGGAAGCGGCCCGGGCCGGCACGCGGCTGCGCCAGCTCGGCGCGTCCGCCGCTGCCCGGGGGGACGGCCTGGCACTGACGTCACCGTCCTCCGGTGTCGTTACCGAGCTTGCCGCCGCACCCGGTGCCTTCTGGACCGACCCGACAGCGTCGCTGATGACGGTCGCCAATATCGACACGGTCTGGGTAACCGCGGATGTCGCCGAAACTGACCTGGGTGCGATCCGCCTGGGCCAGGCGGTGGGCATCGCCTTTGCCGCCTATCCCGGCGAGACCATCGCCGGTCGGGTGCATTCGATCGCGCCGCTGCTCGATCCCGAAACCCGCCGCGCCAAGGTACGGATTGCCCTTTCCAACCCCGCCGGGCGCTTCAAGCCGGGCATGTTCGCGACCGTCCGCTTCACCGCACCGACCAAGACCGCGCCGACCGTACCGACCACGGCGCTGCTTCTCAAGGACGACGCGACCACCGTCTTCGTGGAGACCCGCCCCTGGACCTTCGAGCGGCGCACCGTCGAGACCGGCCCGGATGAAGCCGGTCGCACGACGATCTCGCATGGCCTGGTCGCCGGGCAGCGCGTGATCGCCAAGGGCGGCGTATTGCTCGATGATTGAGCGTTTCATCCGGCTCGCCATCACCCGACGCAAGATCGTGCTGCTGCTCGCGGTCTTCATCGCCGCCTATGGCT encodes:
- a CDS encoding sensor histidine kinase, whose amino-acid sequence is MSDALRARSASIWVAGAWLHRAFQSPAVRVPVMALLMAAIFISDTLTDLEIATAVFYIAVILLAVGRVPSRYVVGLAAICLLLTLVSFVLTKSGSREAGVVNLSISLSTICITTYLALKMVAAEGAAHEARAQLIRVARVTSLGELAASIAHEVNQPLAAIASSGDTARRWLCAEPPGVGRARDAIDRVIADANRASTIIARVREHARSAPAQRGEIRIDTVIEEAVAWSQAELERQGITLDLAMADQLPVVLGDRIQLQQVLCNLILNAIEAMATVSSRRRSLAIAAMSDVSGDIVISVSDTGPGIREEHMPHLFDAFWTTKEGGTGIGLTIIRTIVEAHGGAIWVDRMKPYGARFHVRLPASGIDAE
- a CDS encoding efflux RND transporter periplasmic adaptor subunit yields the protein MPTGFRAVPFACGGRIALPRTILGSAALVVTASVLAGCDAKVPMQPAAPPAFVVQGDRVVVPSGSPLRARLALAAVTDTDITQQIAAPAMVEADPAGQSRILAPLAGRIVRLGVRLGDPVQAGQVLAELASPDMASALADEARAQSQLRLTIAARDRAMGVKAIGGAADKDVQQAEADYAAAKAEAARAGTRLRQLGASAAARGDGLALTSPSSGVVTELAAAPGAFWTDPTASLMTVANIDTVWVTADVAETDLGAIRLGQAVGIAFAAYPGETIAGRVHSIAPLLDPETRRAKVRIALSNPAGRFKPGMFATVRFTAPTKTAPTVPTTALLLKDDATTVFVETRPWTFERRTVETGPDEAGRTTISHGLVAGQRVIAKGGVLLDD
- a CDS encoding nuclear transport factor 2 family protein, which produces MSDVAEPDYDHILRSNLERVFNERDPQQRARALAELTTEVPLMYEPDAVVTGRDAISAVAGRLLAQFGPDFAFVPEGRAVGHHGMASLRWRAGPRGGDPVVTGIDTAEIVAGRIARLWVLLDR
- a CDS encoding response regulator transcription factor, with product MTADAASIPAAPIVYIVDDDPSIRAALEDLLASVGLAATLFGSTRAFLEAAPADAPGCLVLDVRMPGQSGMEFHGQMVERGNRLPVVFVTGHGDIAMSVRAMKAGAIEFLAKPFDNQELLDAIHRGIALDEARRAEDRHRATLKGRFDALADGEKAVMAGVVKGLLNKQIAGMLGVSEITVKVRRRQAMLKMGAKSLPELVRMSDALAIGSWDD